The genomic region AAGTTGTTCTTTAGTGGCTGGGCCTGCTTCTACTTTATTGAATATGATGCGTTGCTCCATCCTTTCTAAAGCTTCTTTTTCATGTAGTGGTAGAGGAGTTCCACTATAGCTAGTAATTATGCAGTTAGTGCTGCAATAATTTACTTTGTTAAAGCTTCCTACTTTAATTTTCTGTAGGTTTTCTAGGATTTGTAAAAATCCTTTGGTCCTGATATGTAACCATTTTTCATAGTCTTCATAGTCTTTTTTTATCACCCTTGAAGGATTGACCGTTCTTGCTTTGGCTATGCCAATTTCTAAATGATGGTAGCTTGGAAAGGTTTTTCCTTGGTACCAGTCAGGGAGTGTAGAAGTACACTTGATGAAGATGTTTGCATCTCTTGCAGCAGCAATTTTCTTTCGAAAATTCTTGATGGCTTTCTTCATTCCTtcagataaattacttatttcaAGTAAATTAGGAGAAGGGTAGATGAACTTTGCTAATCCAGCGGAGAATGCTAGAGAAACTAGTTCTGGGTTTGCACCTGGACAAAAGATAATAAGACTTTTAGTAGCCTTGTCTTCTGTGTAAATATGTTCGAACTCGAAATCGTCTTGGCTTATGGCTCTAGCCTTTGACCAGATTGCTCTGAATTCGTCTAAAGAAATAatatctttttcttctttctcttcaaTTTTTGTTGGTTTTGAGAAAGTGTTGTTTCTGAATTCAATAACCCTTTCtttattcttgggtatcaaaggTTCAGAAAAAATGGTTACCTTTAAAGGTATTTCTTTTTTCCCGCATGTTGCTGAATATCGGGTGGCTTCTTGTTGGGCTTGTAATAACGACCCAAATTTTTTGAATGGATAGTCAGTTTTTTCAACATAATTTTTGACTATGGCCCAATCTTCATAAATTCCTCTATGGTCACCATCAAAAATGACATAAAATCTggtatttttaggattttctggTTTTTGTGTGACTTGGGAGTAACTTGGTCTGAGAGAGACCTTTTCAGTTTTTGGCAAACTGTCAGCCATCAACGGATTTGATGTGCCTTTACCAGAGCCGTTTGCTTCTGGGCTAGATGAAGATTTTAGTTCTTCATTTACTCTATTTTTGCTTTTTTCCAAAGCAACAGGAGTGAACGGACTTGATATTTCTTTACCCTTTGCCGTTTGAGGGGGAATAGATTCAGATTGTTTCCTAGCGGATTCCTGCTCTGAATTAGCAGTTGTTTCTAGACTTTCGTCATAGAGAGCTATCTGATCTCGAATAGCTTTTAGTTCTATCAAAAGAATTTTTTCTTTTAGGCGTAAAGCCTTTAAATTCtccattttttcaaaaaataagtttttctgTTTGTGAAAGTGATTGGTGATGCCTTTAGTTTGAAGGGTATGTGCTCCTTAAATAGGCATGAAAagtttctatttttagaaaaaatttaTTTGAAATACGTATTTGTTTACGTATTTTGAAGATCTTATTCAAGATGCTCGATGTCGAGAGAATATCTTGAAAACCACATTTGTCATCTGACATGACtacctttttctttttattgATAATGATCATCTTGGGCATGTGGATGTAGTTAATAACTGAGATTCTTCATTTAGCAATACCTGCCAAAATCAAAATAAAAGAGTGGAGAGGATGACAAGTTGTCTCGTATTTCTAATGCATATACTTGCGTATAGCCATCAAAAATATTTTCAGAAGGAAAATATCCCTCAATTTCGGCTTCTAAGATAAATTTAATCTTTTCCGGAAATTTTTGTCGGTTGGGACATTCGTTGGCATAATGTCCTTCTTTGGAGCATATCCAACAACGACATTTTTTCTTACCTTGAGGACAGACCTTAGGTTTTTCTTTAGAAAAGTATTTTCCCGGTGAAAATTTTCTTTTCTTGCTTTTCCAAAAACgttttttagtttttgttttatatttatttttgtatttctttttgaaATAACCTTTATCTTTTGTTGGTTCACAACCAAAAGATAATTGTGGTAACTCAGCGAGTTTTTTACAACAGTCTTTATTAAAACGTTTTAACTGTTTTTGTTTATTAGAAAGATCACAATAGGATGCAATTTCTTCTTTAACAATTCTTGTAGCAAACCCAAGGGAATGCATTGTAAATTGATTCTTTTCCTTATTCCATCGTTCTTTCGCCTTTTCTCCTACGATGGGAATTTTCATTAGGTAAGCCTCAATCCATGAATGGAATTCACCTGTGCCTAATTTATATAAATTTGTTTCATAAAGACAAGTGAAATCATCTAAAAGACATATGTCACAAAGCTGTGCTTTAGCAAGATTTTGTCTTGCTTTTTCTAGCATTTTTTGATTTTCTCGGTCTTTATCTGTTATGAGGTCGAGACCTAAAAACATCATATATATTGCATTTATAATTTGATCAAAAAGATCCTCACCTTGTAAATTTTCATCCCAAGTTGTTCCTTTGATGAAGTTTTGTACAATTCCTGCAGACTTAtgttctaataataataataaagccttAGCCTTAGAGAATTCTTCTGAATTAGTCTGAATGATTAGACTGATCTCAGTGTTCCATTTATCAATTACCTCTTTTCTTTTGTCGAGGTTGAAGATACAATCAATTttaatagtattaatagtagttgcACTACCATTACTATTAGAATCAGGTATACCCTTATGGCATGGCATGGAAAATTCTGTGTCCTTTTTTCTATGCCTGTTACTTCTGCTAGTAAAAGCATTGTTTGCTCTCTGTCTTGGAGACATTTCCATATCTGAAGAGCTTTCTTCAGTTTCGGGTTCTTCTTTCTTTATAGGAAAGTTTCTTGGTTCTTCATTATTTAAAACAAAGATTCgttctttatttttagaaaaatatctTTCATTTAAGATTTTATCTTCAGAGAACTTTTGTTCACATTCTTCGTTATCTAAAGTAATGAGACTAACAAGTTCTTTTATCTGTTCAATTGGAAGGGTATCAGATTGTTCATCTAAAATTTGCTCCAATTTTTGAGTGATAGAACTCATTTTATCCACAAGATAAAGTAATCTTTTTATCCTTTAATCTTTGAATATCTTTTTTCATAAAAGAATTTTTCTTTTTAGATCAGTTAGTTCAAGAATTTTTTCAGAAGGATGAATGCTCCAATCCGAATGTAATTCATAAATTCTTTGATTATTTCTTTCTAGACAGAAATAAAGTCTAGAGATCTCTAGATTTATATTTCTAAAAAGGTTTTCCATTTGACCTTTATTGGTCATTTGAAATTGATCCAAAAGGCCATGATAATGCATTTGGACTTTTAGAACTTCCTAGAGATGGATTTCCAAcgttgaagtttggaaatgaataCTTTTGAAAGCTTTTTTCAtcattaattttttctttttgcttttcGAGCATAAAGGTTTTTgaatccattctttcatcaattTTGTCTGAAACATCTTTGATGATTTTTGCGGCAGTTGCCTCAAGATTTTCGTTTGTAGAAAGACTTTCTACCTTTCTAATCAAATCTTTAACAAGTTCCTCTAATTTCAAAAGAGTAGTCATGTTATAGATATAATTGCTTTTTAAGTTCTAAGCTCAATAATTTTTTGCTTAGAAGcaaaaatgtttttcttaataatttttatattaagaGATTTTGTTTTATGATTTAACATAAAATTTTCTTTAATTTGATTTATTCTAGTAAAGCAAATTTGTATATTAGCCTCTTCAAAGGTGATTTGTTGATCAAGATATTGTAAATAATCTAAAATTGGTTTTGAAGACATTATTCTCCAATAACTCCTTTTAAAATTCTACCGTACCCATCAATTCTTTCAGACAAAGAACGTATTAATTGTTTAGTGTTACTTGATTCTCTTATTTGTAAAGAGCTTCCAGCATAACTGTGTCTAGGTTTTGAtactaaaacttgtttatttcgTGCAATATCAATTGCCCAGTTTTCTTGTGATTGTGATGGCTCAGCGAATTTACTGCCTTCAACAATTCCAATATCTAATATCTGAGAATATATCCTCAATTGCTAtgctttctttttctttgtaCTCAACTGAATGAGTGCTATTTGTTAAAGCATATGAGACTAAATAATTAATCGTAAATACTTTATTACCTGGTTCCATAAGACCAGTTCTTTCACACTGATGTATAAAACTTAAAGTTGAAATCTTTTGAATCTCGATGTAAAGCAAATTTAGGATAGACAGTAAACATAAATTTACCATAAGCTAAATTTCCTTGAATTGCTCTAAGAAGAGCGTCTTGCCTATTGGTAATTCTGTTATCAAGAAGGGCCATTTTTATAGGAAAATTAATTCCATCTCTAAACTGTGCTTTTAGGAGGATTTTAACCGCTCCTATATGTACCATATTGAGAGACTTTCTCAACTCTGGTTTAATATGTAAAAGCTTTTTTGCTATTTCACCCTTTGTTAAGAGTGGCAAAT from Helianthus annuus cultivar XRQ/B chromosome 10, HanXRQr2.0-SUNRISE, whole genome shotgun sequence harbors:
- the LOC110884657 gene encoding uncharacterized protein LOC110884657 yields the protein MREKRNTFKGANPELVSLAFSAGLAKFIYPSPNLLEISNLSEGMKKAIKNFRKKIAAARDANIFIKCTSTLPDWYQGKTFPSYHHLEIGIAKARTVNPSRVIKKDYEDYEKWLHIRTKGFLQILENLQKIKVGSFNKVNYCSTNCIITSYSGTPLPLHEKEALERMEQRIIFNKVEAGPATKEQLCQKLQRTFENHHCEYCKASSSEENKNPTEKDSYFSDEDTRELDPTHGYID